CAGGATCACGTCGGGGTCCTGGCGCATCGCGGCCCGCAGCCCTGCCGCGAAGCTCAGCGTGTCGGTGCCCAGCTCGCGCTGCGAGACGAGCGCCCGCTTGTCGCGGTGCAGCACCTCGATGGGGTCTTCGAGCGTCACGATGTTGACCGGCTGGGTGGCGTTGATGTGGTCGAGCAGCGAGGCCAGGGTGGTCGTCTTGCCTGACCCGGTCGGCCCGGTCACGAGCACCAGGCCGCGCTCGTGGCCCGCGAGTTCCTCGAAGGTGCCCACCGGCAGGCCGAGGTCCGCGAAGCCGGGAATCGGCTTGTCCTCGATCACGCGCATGATCAGGCCCACCGTGCCGCGCTGGTAGTAGGCATTGACCCGGAAGCGGGCCACGCCGGGCACCCCGTAGGCGAAGTCGGCGTCGCGGCGGGTCAGAAAGTCGTCCCACAGGCCGGGGCGCCCCATCATCTCGCGGGCAAAGGCTTCGATATGTTCGGGCAGCAGGCGGTCTTCGCCGAAGCGCACGATCTCGCCGCTGACTCGCGCGGCAGGGGCACTCCCGGCCCGCAGGTGGATGTCACTGGCCCCGGCCTTCACGATCACGCCCAACAGGGCTTGCAGCACGCTCATCGCCGCCCAGGGTAGGGGAGGGGGTCTTACAGCTTTCTACGGCGCTCCACTACGTCGGCCTGCACCCCGGAATGTCGAGGTCCACCACCTCGCCCACCAGCCCCAGCGCCTGGAGGCGGCGGGCAATCAGGGAGCGGTGACACTCGGCGGGGTCCGCCTCGTAGCACAGCAGGACCACCCGCTCCCGCGCGGCGAGGTTGCCCAGCTCCTCCAGCGCCTCCCCCTGGGTGGCGAGGTGCAGGGTGTAGGCCGCCTCCATGGCGCGGAAATCGTGGTCGAGCTTGTACGCCTTGCGCACCGGGGGCGGCGTCCCCAGCGCCTGCAGGTGGCGGTAGCCGATGCCCCGGTCCGCCAGCGCCTGCGCGAGTGCGGTCTTGCTGTAGCCCCGGCGGCGGCTCTGCGCCCGCTCACGGGTGTCGGCGAGCAGGGTCACGCCCGCCGCCTCCAGGGTGGCGAGAAAGGCGTCTGGGTCGGCCCCCTCGTAGCCGACCGTCCAGAGGGTGGGCAGGGTCACTCGCCCAGGGCCTTGGCTTCCTTGGCCCCGCGCACCCGGCGACTTTCCACGTCCGCGTGCTGGGCCAGGTAGCGCAACCAGCCCTTGGGCGTCAGCGGCCCCAGCCCGTTGTGCTCGACCGTGGTGCCCCCCTCGGGTGGCGAGGCGTTCAGGCGCCGAGCGAGGTCCACCGTCCGCGAGCGGGTCTGGGAGAGGAGGTCCTGCAACTCGCGCAGCGAGACGCCCGCGCCGGGCTTGTAGGGGTGGTGCTCGTCGCGCACGAACTCGCGCTCGCCCAGCGCCACGCGCAGCCGCTCCTGGCCCCAGCGCTCGATGCCGATGATGTGGGTCAGCACGGCCCGGTTGGCCTGGGTGTCGGCGGCGCGGCCCGCCCGCTGGAAGAGGGCGATGCCGGAGCGCTCCAGCCCCTGGGCAAGTTCGGCGTAGCTCTGGCGGGCGGCGGGGCGCTCCAGCGCCTGCGCCACGAACAGTTCCTTCACGTCGTCCTTGCGGTACCGGGCCACGTAGGCGGCCCCGGCGGCCACCCCGACCGTCGCCACGGTGACGACGGCGGGCACGAACACTTTGCTGCGCTTGGTCATGAACTCAGTCTAGAGTTTGCTGGCCCGTCTGCGCCGAAGCACCCAGCACCCTTTCCGGCATCCCGATCAGCCCCACCCGCGAGTCCGGCGGGCAGGGCAAGGTAGCCGCCAGCATCAGCGGGTGCGCCAGCGTGTACTCGGGCACGCCGAGGCCCAGGCCCCGTGCCCCCCAGCCGAAGCCCTTGCCCAGCCGCCCACCCGCGCGGTCCACGGCGACGCAGGCGAGGACGGCGGCCTGCGCCCCCTCCGGATGCAGCCTCGGCTCGCCCACGCGGGGCATGGCCCGGAGCTGCGCCCCGGCCGGGTCAGTCAGGCGCCAGTACCACCCTTCCCGCGTCTGGTGCGGGACGTAGAGGGTCAGGCCCGAGGCCAGCGCGAGCTTGCGCAGCGGGTACAGCACCCGGTCCCCGCCCACGATCAGGGCGCGGTGCCCGGCGACCTCCGGGTGCGAGAGCAGCGACCGCGCCGCCTGGGCGGCCCCGATGAAATTGGGATGGTGCCCGTGCGGCGGCAGCGGGTACGCGCAGGCCCGCTCGCGCATCAGCCGCGTCCAGACCGCCTCACGGTGGGCACCGGGCAGGGTCACGGCGCGGGCTTAGCGGTCGCCGTCTCCCGGCACGCGGGTCTGGTTGGGCGTGGGGTCGGGAAACTGCGGGTTGGCCTTGCGCCCCGCGTCGCGCGGATGGGTGCGCGAGTCCACCACGTAGGCTTCCGGCCGGGGCCGCTCCTTGAAGCGGGTCACGCGGGCGGGCAGGCCCATCGCGATGCCGTGGGGCGGAATATCGCCGCGCAGCAGGGCGTGGGTGGCGAGCATCGCGTCGTCGCTGACCACGCTGCCCGCCAGGATGGTGGAGTGGTAAGTGAGGCGTGCGCCGCGCCCGATCACGGTCCTGCGCAGGGTCACGTCGGGGCCGTCGAGGACCGAGTGCGTGTGGCTGTAGATGTTCACGTAGTCGCTCACCGAGGCGCCATCCTGCAACTCGATCCCGCCGATGTCGTCGAGCAGGACGTGCCGGTGAACGACCACGTTGTCGCCCACCTCCATGTTGTAGCCCACCGAGAACTCCACGTTCTGCCAGCATTTGAAGTCGCGCCCCACCCGCCGGAAGATGTGCCCGGCCAGAAGGCGGCGGACCGGAATCCCCAGGACCGGGTTCTGCCCCACGGGCGTGAGGTCGAGGTTCTTCCACAGCCACAGCAGCGGCTTGACGCGGGCGAACTGCCCCGCGTCGGTCGCCATGTAGTACTCGGCCTCAAAGGTCACGTTCCGCGCGTCGAGGTTCAGGGCCGCGAGGGGCGCGTCCGCGAGCAGGTGCCCGTACTCGCGCCCGTACATCGCCTGCGCGAGCACCTCGCGGGCCACCACGTTGCGGTCGGTCGCCGGGTCCGCGAGCCTGGATTCCAGATTCCGCAGAAACTCGTTATACGCGGCCTGCGCGTCTCCATCGATGCTCACCGGCTTCAGCCACGTCACGCCCGCCACTGTAGCGCGTGAACCGGGGGCCACTGTGGGAAGTAAAGCAGGGTTGAGCCTGGGCGCGGCGGGGGGACTACTCCAGCGGCATGGTCATGATGTTCGCCCCGGCGTCCACATAGACCGTCTGCCCGGTCACGCCGCTGCCCAGGTCCGAGAGCAGGAAGAGGGCCAGCTTGCCCACCTCCTCGGGGGTGGCGTGGCGGCCCAGGGCGGCGCGGCGTCCGGCCTCGTCGTACAGGCCGCTGAAGCCGGGGATGGAGCGGGCCGCGACCGTCCGCATCGCCCCGGCGCTGATGGTGTTGACGCGCACGTCCGCCTTGCCCAGATCGGCGGCGAGGTAGCGGGTGGCCGCCTCCAGCGCCGCCTTCGCCACCCCCATCACGTTGTACTTGGGCACGACCTGCTGCGAGGCGTGGTAGGTCAGGCTGACGATGCTTCCGCCGGGGCGCAGCAGTTCCTCGGCGTGCCGGGCCGCGCTCACCAGCGTGTAGGCGCTGACATTCAGGGCGGTGTTCCAGTCCTCCGGCGTGGTGGCGATAAAGCGGCCTTCCATCGCAGGGCGCGGCGCGTAGGCGATGGAATGCACGAGGTAGTCCAGATGCCCGAATTCCTCGCGGACGCGGGCGAACAGCGCCGTCAGGTCGTCCTCACTGGTCGCGTCGGCCTGCTGGGTCCACACGCCTTCGCGGCCCGCGAGCAGCTTGTCGAGTTCGCCCTTCAGGCGCTCCCCCTGGTAGGAAAAGCCCACGCGGCACCCGGCCTGGAGGAGGGGTTCGGCGATGGCCCAGCCCAGGCTGCGGGCGTTCGCCACGCCCATCACCAGGGCCGTTTTGCCGGAGAGGTCAATCGTCAGACTCATGGGGGGGACTGTAGCAACGCGGCGGGGGTGAGGGTTGGAGTGGGTGCAAAGAGAGGGAAAGTGGGCAGGCTGGGGCGTCTAGCGGGGCCGCCGGAAGTCCCGACGGGCGAGCCGGGCCAGTCCGAAGCAGAAGACCCAGCCCAGCAGCGCGGTCAGCAGGGCGAGGGGCCAGAGAGGCTGGACGTCAGGGTCGACTTTGCCCATGAGTGCCCCAACGGTCACCCAGGTGTACAGCCCCCCAACGATGCCCGCGCCGCTTGCGAGAAGCCCGTAGACCAGCACTCTCAGGCGTAGCACGAGGGGGGAAGCCTTCATCGGCCTCAGCATGGCACGCTGGCCGGGGACAGAAACGCTGAGATCGGCTGACATAGGGAAGAGAGGGCAAGCGCAAAAGCGAGGTTATCCTCTCTCCCCCCGTGGGAGAGGGCCTTGCGGAGCAAGGGGTGAGGGGGCCACCGAGTCACCCCAACCACACCAAGCCTCTCGGCTGGCCGCTGAGAGCTGGCGGCTTCTCCGCCCCCTCCACACCCCCGCCGGGGGTACACCCGTCAGACTTCGGTGAGACATGCGCCCCGATACTGACCCCCTGATGCTCTTGCGTTCCCCCGCCCTCCCGCTGCCCCACGCGTTCACCACGCGGACGGGCGGTGTGTCGCTGGGGGCCTATGCAGGCCTGAACCTCGACGACCGCGAGGATGATCCGCAGGCGGTGGCCGAAAACCGCCGCCGGGTGGCCGAGGCCCTGGGCTTCGCGCCCTCGCGGGTGGCCCGCCTGAACCAGATTCACGGCACCGACGTGCGCGAGGCGCGCCCCGGCGTGCAGGACGGTGACGCGCTGGTCAGCACCGAGCGGGGGCTGCTCCTCGCCATCGGGACCGCCGACTGCTACCCCATCCTCCTCGCGGACGAGGCCGCCGGGGTGGTCGGCGCCGCGCACGCGGGCTGGCGCGGCACGCTGGGCCAGATCGCCGCCCGGACGGTGGAGGCGATGGTGGAGCGGGGGGCTGACCCCGCCCGGATTCGCGCCGCCGTCGGCCCCGGCATCTGCGGCGAGCGGTACGCAGTGGGGAGAGACGTGGCCCGGCAGTTTCAGGACGCCGGGCTGGGTGACTTCGTGCTGGCGCAGCCGGGCGGTCCCCACCTCGACCTCGCCGGGGCGAACCGGGCGGTGCTGCTCGCGGCGGGTCTAAACCCCGAGCACCTCTGGGTCAGCGGGCGTTGCTCGACCGAAGGAGACTTCTATTCTTACCGCCGCGACGCGGGCCGCACCGGGCGGATGTGGGCCGTGATCGGGTTACCGGATTTCTCCGGCTCGGCGGGGGTGGACGCGTGAGCCTGCTGCGCCCCCGCGACGTGCTCGGGCACGTTCATGACATCACTCCCGAGTTTCTGGCGGCGCGGGGCCTGCGCGGCCTGCTGCTCGACCTCGACAACACCTTGATTCCCTACGGCAGCTACGAGGAACGGGCCGACGTAATGGCCTGGGCCGCCGACCTGCGCCGGGCGGGGATTCGGCTCTACCTGCTCAGCAACGCGACGGGGAGGCGTGCCCGCTTCTGGCTGGACAAGCTCGGCTTCGAGGGCGTCGGGATGGCGGGCAAACCCAATCCCCGCGCGTTCCGTCAGGCGCTCGGCAAACTTGGCCTCCCGCCCTATCAGGTCGGCATGGTGGGCGATCAGGTCTTCACCGACGTGCTGGGCGGCAATCTCGCGGGAATGCACACCATCCTCGTTCACCCGCTGGCCGACAACGCCCTGCCGCACACCCGCGTGACCCGCAAGCTCGAACGCGCGGTTCTCAAACGCTACGGACACGACTGGCGGGCCTAGCCCCGCGTTCTCTTTCCCTTCCCCCTACAGGAGACACAGTGGCACTTTCCATCGGCGACCGGAGACTCGGAGCGATCCTGCTCGAACAGGGCTACGTCAGCGACACCGAACTGCAAAAGGCGCTCGTCCGGCACGCCGAGGTCGGCGGGCGGCTGGCCGACATCCTGATCGACTCTGGGCAGGTCGGCGAGAAGCGCATCGCGCGGGCCATCGAGGAAGCGCTGGGCATCCCGCTCGTCAACCTGCTGGTGGTCACGCCGGAGTCGGCGGCAGTGGGAGCAGTGCGGCCGCAGACCGCGCAGGCGATGGCGGCCTTCCCCTTCGCGCGGGAGGGCGACACGCTGCGGGTGGCTTTCGTGGACCCGCTCTCCAGCCTCGCCATCGAGGCGCTGGAGGACGACTCAGGCCTGAACATTGAGCCGTACCAGGCCCTGCGCGATCAGGTGCTGTGGGCGATCGCCACCTATTACCCCGAACTTGGGCTGGACGTGGCCCTCCCCGGCGAGGAGGGCGGCGAGGCGAACGGCGGTCAACTGGGCCGCCTGCTCACCACGCGCGGGCTGGTCACCGACGCGCAGCTTCAGGTGGCCCTCGACGCCCAGCAGCAGACCGGGGAATCGCTGGGGGCGACGCTGGTAGCGCAGGGCGCCCTGACCGAGGACCGCCTCTACGAGGTGCTGGCCGAGCAGGCGGGAGCGCCCTACCTGCCCGACCCGCGCGGCCTTCAGCCCCCGGAAGACGTGCTGGGAGCGCTGCTGCGGGCCGACGCCCTGCGGCTCTCGGCGGTGCCGGTGGAGGAGACGGCCGCCGCCGTGACGGTCCTGACGAGCGACCCCCGCCGCCGCGAGGAACTCGAAGCCCTGATCGGCCGCCCGGTCAGCCTGATCCTGGCCCGCCCGCGCGACGTGGAGGCATTGATCGAGCGCTGCTACCCCCAGCGCACCCGCCTGGGCGAGCAGATGGTGCAGCAGGGGACGCTCTCGCGGTCGCAACTCCGCGAGGCCTTGCAGGTGCAGGCCCGCGGCGGCAAGGTCAAGCCGCTGGGCGAGGTGATCGTGGAACTGGGCTTCGCCACCCCCGGCGACATTGACGGGGCGCTGCAAAAGCAGAACGCGGGGGGCGGGCGGCTGGAAGACACGCTGGTGCAGTCGGGCAAGCTCAGCCCGGAGATGCTGGCCCGCTCCTTGGCCGCGCAGCTCGGCTACGAGTACCTCGACCCCGGCCAGAACCCGCCCGACGCGGCGGTGGCCCTCCTGATCCCCGAGGCGACCGCCCGGCGCTACGGGGTGGTGCCGGTGAGGCTCCAGGGCGAGGCCCTGATCGTGGCGATGAAGGACCCGCGCAACGTGTTTGCGCTCGACGACCTCAAGCTGATCACGGGCCGCGAGATCATCCCGGCGGTGATGGCGGAAAAAGACATCACCCGCCTGATCGAGCGTTACCACGGCAACAAAGACATGGCGGCGCTCAACCAGAAGCTCGCCGCCGAGAGCAAGGCGAGGGAGGCCAAGCGCGAGGAGGTGGACCTCAGCGCCGGGCTCGACGACAACGCCGTCGTGCGGGTGGTCGACCAGATCATCCGCGAGGCCGCCCTGCAAGACGCCTCCGACATCCACATCGAGCCCACCCAGACGGCCCTGCGGATCCGCTACCGCATCGACGGCGTGCTGCGCGAACAGCCCGAACTCCCCAGGGGCAGCGCCCAGAGCGTGCTCGCCCGCATCAAGATCATGGGGAACCTCGACATCTCGGAGCGCCGCCTGCCGCAAGACGGCCGCGTGCGCTTCAAGAAGGGCTCGATCGACATCGACCTCCGGCTCTCGACCCTGCCCACCGTGTACGGGGAAAAGGCCGTGATGCGCCTCCTGCAAAAGGCCGAGAACATCCCCGAGGTCGAGCAGCTCGGCTTTTCCACGCACAACTTCCAGCGTTACCTCGACGTGATCGAGAAGCCCAACGGCATCTTCCTGGTGACGGGGCCGACCGGGTCGGGCAAGTCCTTTACCAGTTTCTCGACCCTCAAGCGCATCGCCCGGCCCGAGAAGAACACCACGACCATCGAGGACCCCATCGAGTACGAGATTCCGGGCATCGTGCAGTCGCAGGTGAACACGACGGCGGGGATGACCTTTGCCCGTGCCCTCCGCGCCTTTCTGCGCCAGGACCCCGACATCATCTTCGTGGGCGAAATCCGCGACACCGAGACGGCCAAGATCGCCACCGAAGCGGCGCTGACCGGCCACCTCGTGCTGGCGACCCTGCACACCAACGACGCGCCGGGGGCGATCACCCGCCTCGACGAGATGGG
This genomic interval from Deinococcus sp. HSC-46F16 contains the following:
- a CDS encoding PilT/PilU family type 4a pilus ATPase → MSVLQALLGVIVKAGASDIHLRAGSAPAARVSGEIVRFGEDRLLPEHIEAFAREMMGRPGLWDDFLTRRDADFAYGVPGVARFRVNAYYQRGTVGLIMRVIEDKPIPGFADLGLPVGTFEELAGHERGLVLVTGPTGSGKTTTLASLLDHINATQPVNIVTLEDPIEVLHRDKRALVSQRELGTDTLSFAAGLRAAMRQDPDVILIGEMRDKETVEAALSAAQTGHLVFSTLHTQDAIRTVNRIIDFFAPHERDQIRLGLSESLVGVVSQRLLPRKGGGRVLGMEILLGTPTVRECVKDPERTDEIKQALLEGGARGMHTFDQHLAKLVSEGLMTEEDAMQTATSPHELKIMLMKAQFA
- a CDS encoding acyltransferase: MTWLKPVSIDGDAQAAYNEFLRNLESRLADPATDRNVVAREVLAQAMYGREYGHLLADAPLAALNLDARNVTFEAEYYMATDAGQFARVKPLLWLWKNLDLTPVGQNPVLGIPVRRLLAGHIFRRVGRDFKCWQNVEFSVGYNMEVGDNVVVHRHVLLDDIGGIELQDGASVSDYVNIYSHTHSVLDGPDVTLRRTVIGRGARLTYHSTILAGSVVSDDAMLATHALLRGDIPPHGIAMGLPARVTRFKERPRPEAYVVDSRTHPRDAGRKANPQFPDPTPNQTRVPGDGDR
- a CDS encoding ATPase, T2SS/T4P/T4SS family, with translation MALSIGDRRLGAILLEQGYVSDTELQKALVRHAEVGGRLADILIDSGQVGEKRIARAIEEALGIPLVNLLVVTPESAAVGAVRPQTAQAMAAFPFAREGDTLRVAFVDPLSSLAIEALEDDSGLNIEPYQALRDQVLWAIATYYPELGLDVALPGEEGGEANGGQLGRLLTTRGLVTDAQLQVALDAQQQTGESLGATLVAQGALTEDRLYEVLAEQAGAPYLPDPRGLQPPEDVLGALLRADALRLSAVPVEETAAAVTVLTSDPRRREELEALIGRPVSLILARPRDVEALIERCYPQRTRLGEQMVQQGTLSRSQLREALQVQARGGKVKPLGEVIVELGFATPGDIDGALQKQNAGGGRLEDTLVQSGKLSPEMLARSLAAQLGYEYLDPGQNPPDAAVALLIPEATARRYGVVPVRLQGEALIVAMKDPRNVFALDDLKLITGREIIPAVMAEKDITRLIERYHGNKDMAALNQKLAAESKAREAKREEVDLSAGLDDNAVVRVVDQIIREAALQDASDIHIEPTQTALRIRYRIDGVLREQPELPRGSAQSVLARIKIMGNLDISERRLPQDGRVRFKKGSIDIDLRLSTLPTVYGEKAVMRLLQKAENIPEVEQLGFSTHNFQRYLDVIEKPNGIFLVTGPTGSGKSFTSFSTLKRIARPEKNTTTIEDPIEYEIPGIVQSQVNTTAGMTFARALRAFLRQDPDIIFVGEIRDTETAKIATEAALTGHLVLATLHTNDAPGAITRLDEMGVEPFNISASVIGVLAQRLVRRVCSECKQPTNADPDVLRRLGLAEEEVRGASLVRGAGCPRCGGTGYKGRMGIHELMVIDDPLRRAIGAGQTASELRDVALAESGMKTLRQDGIEKALAAMTTLEEVLAVTAG
- a CDS encoding DUF488 family protein, with protein sequence MTLPTLWTVGYEGADPDAFLATLEAAGVTLLADTRERAQSRRRGYSKTALAQALADRGIGYRHLQALGTPPPVRKAYKLDHDFRAMEAAYTLHLATQGEALEELGNLAARERVVLLCYEADPAECHRSLIARRLQALGLVGEVVDLDIPGCRPT
- a CDS encoding enoyl-ACP reductase; this encodes MSLTIDLSGKTALVMGVANARSLGWAIAEPLLQAGCRVGFSYQGERLKGELDKLLAGREGVWTQQADATSEDDLTALFARVREEFGHLDYLVHSIAYAPRPAMEGRFIATTPEDWNTALNVSAYTLVSAARHAEELLRPGGSIVSLTYHASQQVVPKYNVMGVAKAALEAATRYLAADLGKADVRVNTISAGAMRTVAARSIPGFSGLYDEAGRRAALGRHATPEEVGKLALFLLSDLGSGVTGQTVYVDAGANIMTMPLE
- a CDS encoding YqeG family HAD IIIA-type phosphatase, encoding MSLLRPRDVLGHVHDITPEFLAARGLRGLLLDLDNTLIPYGSYEERADVMAWAADLRRAGIRLYLLSNATGRRARFWLDKLGFEGVGMAGKPNPRAFRQALGKLGLPPYQVGMVGDQVFTDVLGGNLAGMHTILVHPLADNALPHTRVTRKLERAVLKRYGHDWRA
- a CDS encoding DinB family protein, giving the protein MTKRSKVFVPAVVTVATVGVAAGAAYVARYRKDDVKELFVAQALERPAARQSYAELAQGLERSGIALFQRAGRAADTQANRAVLTHIIGIERWGQERLRVALGEREFVRDEHHPYKPGAGVSLRELQDLLSQTRSRTVDLARRLNASPPEGGTTVEHNGLGPLTPKGWLRYLAQHADVESRRVRGAKEAKALGE
- a CDS encoding 5-formyltetrahydrofolate cyclo-ligase codes for the protein MTLPGAHREAVWTRLMRERACAYPLPPHGHHPNFIGAAQAARSLLSHPEVAGHRALIVGGDRVLYPLRKLALASGLTLYVPHQTREGWYWRLTDPAGAQLRAMPRVGEPRLHPEGAQAAVLACVAVDRAGGRLGKGFGWGARGLGLGVPEYTLAHPLMLAATLPCPPDSRVGLIGMPERVLGASAQTGQQTLD
- the pgeF gene encoding peptidoglycan editing factor PgeF → MRPDTDPLMLLRSPALPLPHAFTTRTGGVSLGAYAGLNLDDREDDPQAVAENRRRVAEALGFAPSRVARLNQIHGTDVREARPGVQDGDALVSTERGLLLAIGTADCYPILLADEAAGVVGAAHAGWRGTLGQIAARTVEAMVERGADPARIRAAVGPGICGERYAVGRDVARQFQDAGLGDFVLAQPGGPHLDLAGANRAVLLAAGLNPEHLWVSGRCSTEGDFYSYRRDAGRTGRMWAVIGLPDFSGSAGVDA